TGTGTAGAAGCAGGAATCGACTATATGGAGTTTGGCTATAAAGCTTCAAAAAAGATTTTTTCTCCTGATGAATATGGACCATGGAAATTTTGCGATGAAGAAGACATTCGGCGTATTGTGGGCGATAATCCGACTGATTTGAAAATAAGTGTTATGGCTGATGTGGGACGCACAGACTACGAAACAGACATATTGCCGAAAGAGGAAAGCGTTATTGATATGATAAGAGTTGCAACTTACATTCATCAAATCCCAACAGCAGTTGAAATGATTCAAGATGCCCATAATAAAGGTTATGAAACAACAGTAAATCTAATGGCTGTCTCTGTAATACATGAACATGAACTTGATGAAGGGCTCGATATTCTTTGCCAGACAGATGTAGATGTAATTTATCTTGTCGATAGTTTCGGCTCGCTCTATTCAGAAGAGGTTCAGTATTTAACCCGCAAATATCGTAAAGCCGCAGAAAAATATGGCAAAATAATTGGAATCCATGCTCATAACAATCAACAGCTTGCCTATGCCAACACAATAGAGTCCTTGATTCTTGGTGCATCATATCTCGATTCAACAATGGGCGGTTTAGGCAGAGGTGCAGGAAACTGCCCAACAGAGCT
This sequence is a window from Candidatus Schekmanbacteria bacterium. Protein-coding genes within it:
- a CDS encoding nucleoid-structuring protein H-NS — protein: MTKKDKKGSWLTYRPDIKVLDCTIRDGGLMTNSYFEDDFVRGVYNACVEAGIDYMEFGYKASKKIFSPDEYGPWKFCDEEDIRRIVGDNPTDLKISVMADVGRTDYETDILPKEESVIDMIRVATYIHQIPTAVEMIQDAHNKGYETTVNLMAVSVIHEHELDEGLDILCQTDVDVIYLVDSFGSLYSEEVQYLTRKYRKAAEKYGKIIGIHAHNNQQLAYANTIESLILGASYLDSTMGGLGRGAGNCPTELLLGFLKNPKFKLRPVLQCLQDYIIPLRKKVEWGFDIPYMLTGQMNMHPRTAIAFMDEKRQDIVAFYDSLGEDK